One Gossypium hirsutum isolate 1008001.06 chromosome A11, Gossypium_hirsutum_v2.1, whole genome shotgun sequence genomic window carries:
- the LOC107943565 gene encoding nuclear transport factor 2 isoform X4, with protein sequence MAMQEGSPADTHTPSAQVVGNAFVEQYYHILHQSPNLVHRFYQDLSCLSRPDMFGNMTTVTTMQAINQKVLSLNYQDYTAEIKTADAQDSFEKGVIVVVTGCLTGKDNIRRKFTQTFFLAPQDKGYFVLNDIFRYIEDDELQNTIPVNGVSEQASTSILTSEPEPSNDHPVEDPLTYPEDEDINNGAEVCDPSDEEEGSVIEEEVVEPQKVVNQNESVVVDDSTPAVLEDAPKKSYASIVKVMKSNAPPTLVNVTTRYARVVPAEQRSNVSAKPAPVAPIVAVPNSDNAPESSNENEEAEGHSIYVRNLPYNATPAQLEEAFKKFGPIKRNGIQVRSNKGFTFGFVEFETPSSVQSALEASPITIGDRQAAVEEKRTSTRVGSSGRARYTSGKGGFRSDSFRGRGNFSGGRGGGYGRNEFRNQGEFSGRSKGPDGRNGDSYQRANQNGRGGRQV encoded by the exons ATGGCCATGCAGGAAGGAAGTCCTGCTGACACTCATACTCCCAGTGCTCAAGTCGTTGGAAATGCTTTTGTGGAGCAGTATTACCATATTCTTCACCAATCACCGAATCTGGTGCACAGATTTTATCAAGATTTAAGTTGTTTAAGTCGGCCAGATATGTTCGGCAACATGACTACAGTAACAACAATGCAA GCAATTAATCAGAAGGTACTATCGCTGAATTACCAGGACTATACAGCCGAGATAAAAACTGCAGATGCTCAGGACTCTTTTGAGAAAGGGGTCATTGTAGTGGTAACTGGATGCTTAACAGGGAAAGATAATATTAGAAGGAAGTTCACTCAAACCTTCTTTCTAGCTCCACAAGACAAAGGCTACTTTGTCTTAAATGATATTTTCAGGTACATTGAAGACGACGAGTTGCAGAACACTATTCCAGTTAATGGCGTCAGCGAACAGGCTTCAACATCTATCTTGACATCTGAACCAG AGCCCTCTAATGACCACCCTGTGGAGGACCCATTAACTTATCCTGAGGACGAAGATATTAATAATGGTGCTGAAGTTTGTGACCCCTCAGATGAGGAGGAAGGTTCAGTAATTGAAGAAGAGGTTGTTGAGCCTCAAAAAGTTGTCAATCAGAATGAGAGTGTTGTGGTTGATGATTCAACTCCTGCAGTTCTAGAAGATGCTCCAAAGAAATCCTATGCATCAATT GTCAAAGTGATGAAAAGTAATGCACCACCTACTCTGGTCAATGTTACTACCAGATATGCAAGGGTGGTACCTGCAGAGCAACGATCAAATGTTTCTGCAAAACCTGCTCCTGTAGCACCAATAGTAGCAGTACCTAATAGTGATAATGCACCTGAAAGTAGCAATGAAAATGAGGAAG CTGAAGGACACTCCATATATGTACGGAATTTACCTTATAATGCAACACCTGCACAACTTGAAGAGGCATTCAAAAAATTTGGACCTATTAAGCGCAATGGCATCCAAGTCAGAAGTAACAAG GGGTTCACTTTTGGTTTTGTTGAATTTGAGACTCCGAGTTCAGTGCAGAGTGCACTTGAG GCTTCACCGATCACAATTGGGGATCGGCAAGCTGCTGTGGAAGAAAAGAGGACAAGTACTCGAg TTGGTAGCAGTGGGAGAGCAAGGTATACATCAGGTAAAGGTGGGTTTCGGAGTGACAGTTTCCGTGGTCGAGGGAACTTCAGCGGTGGCCGAGGAGGAGGCTATGGCAGGAATGAATTCAGAAACCAGGGTGAATTTTCAGGACGATCAAAAGGTCCGGATGGACGGAATGGAGACAGTTATCAGCGGGCTAATCAGAACGGAAGGGGTGGCCGTCAAG TATAA
- the LOC107943565 gene encoding nuclear transport factor 2 isoform X3, producing MAMQEGSPADTHTPSAQVVGNAFVEQYYHILHQSPNLVHRFYQDLSCLSRPDMFGNMTTVTTMQAINQKVLSLNYQDYTAEIKTADAQDSFEKGVIVVVTGCLTGKDNIRRKFTQTFFLAPQDKGYFVLNDIFRYIEDDELQNTIPVNGVSEQASTSILTSEPEPSNDHPVEDPLTYPEDEDINNGAEVCDPSDEEEGSVIEEEVVEPQKVVNQNESVVVDDSTPAVLEDAPKKSYASIVKVMKSNAPPTLVNVTTRYARVVPAEQRSNVSAKPAPVAPIVAVPNSDNAPESSNENEEAEGHSIYVRNLPYNATPAQLEEAFKKFGPIKRNGIQVRSNKQGFTFGFVEFETPSSVQSALEASPITIGDRQAAVEEKRTSTRVGSSGRARYTSGKGGFRSDSFRGRGNFSGGRGGGYGRNEFRNQGEFSGRSKGPDGRNGDSYQRANQNGRGGRQV from the exons ATGGCCATGCAGGAAGGAAGTCCTGCTGACACTCATACTCCCAGTGCTCAAGTCGTTGGAAATGCTTTTGTGGAGCAGTATTACCATATTCTTCACCAATCACCGAATCTGGTGCACAGATTTTATCAAGATTTAAGTTGTTTAAGTCGGCCAGATATGTTCGGCAACATGACTACAGTAACAACAATGCAA GCAATTAATCAGAAGGTACTATCGCTGAATTACCAGGACTATACAGCCGAGATAAAAACTGCAGATGCTCAGGACTCTTTTGAGAAAGGGGTCATTGTAGTGGTAACTGGATGCTTAACAGGGAAAGATAATATTAGAAGGAAGTTCACTCAAACCTTCTTTCTAGCTCCACAAGACAAAGGCTACTTTGTCTTAAATGATATTTTCAGGTACATTGAAGACGACGAGTTGCAGAACACTATTCCAGTTAATGGCGTCAGCGAACAGGCTTCAACATCTATCTTGACATCTGAACCAG AGCCCTCTAATGACCACCCTGTGGAGGACCCATTAACTTATCCTGAGGACGAAGATATTAATAATGGTGCTGAAGTTTGTGACCCCTCAGATGAGGAGGAAGGTTCAGTAATTGAAGAAGAGGTTGTTGAGCCTCAAAAAGTTGTCAATCAGAATGAGAGTGTTGTGGTTGATGATTCAACTCCTGCAGTTCTAGAAGATGCTCCAAAGAAATCCTATGCATCAATT GTCAAAGTGATGAAAAGTAATGCACCACCTACTCTGGTCAATGTTACTACCAGATATGCAAGGGTGGTACCTGCAGAGCAACGATCAAATGTTTCTGCAAAACCTGCTCCTGTAGCACCAATAGTAGCAGTACCTAATAGTGATAATGCACCTGAAAGTAGCAATGAAAATGAGGAAG CTGAAGGACACTCCATATATGTACGGAATTTACCTTATAATGCAACACCTGCACAACTTGAAGAGGCATTCAAAAAATTTGGACCTATTAAGCGCAATGGCATCCAAGTCAGAAGTAACAAG CAGGGGTTCACTTTTGGTTTTGTTGAATTTGAGACTCCGAGTTCAGTGCAGAGTGCACTTGAG GCTTCACCGATCACAATTGGGGATCGGCAAGCTGCTGTGGAAGAAAAGAGGACAAGTACTCGAg TTGGTAGCAGTGGGAGAGCAAGGTATACATCAGGTAAAGGTGGGTTTCGGAGTGACAGTTTCCGTGGTCGAGGGAACTTCAGCGGTGGCCGAGGAGGAGGCTATGGCAGGAATGAATTCAGAAACCAGGGTGAATTTTCAGGACGATCAAAAGGTCCGGATGGACGGAATGGAGACAGTTATCAGCGGGCTAATCAGAACGGAAGGGGTGGCCGTCAAG TATAA
- the LOC107943565 gene encoding nuclear transport factor 2 isoform X2 produces MAMQEGSPADTHTPSAQVVGNAFVEQYYHILHQSPNLVHRFYQDLSCLSRPDMFGNMTTVTTMQAINQKVLSLNYQDYTAEIKTADAQDSFEKGVIVVVTGCLTGKDNIRRKFTQTFFLAPQDKGYFVLNDIFRYIEDDELQNTIPVNGVSEQASTSILTSEPEPSNDHPVEDPLTYPEDEDINNGAEVCDPSDEEEGSVIEEEVVEPQKVVNQNESVVVDDSTPAVLEDAPKKSYASIVKVMKSNAPPTLVNVTTRYARVVPAEQRSNVSAKPAPVAPIVAVPNSDNAPESSNENEEAEGHSIYVRNLPYNATPAQLEEAFKKFGPIKRNGIQVRSNKGFTFGFVEFETPSSVQSALEASPITIGDRQAAVEEKRTSTRVGSSGRARYTSGKGGFRSDSFRGRGNFSGGRGGGYGRNEFRNQGEFSGRSKGPDGRNGDSYQRANQNGRGGRQGVAPKP; encoded by the exons ATGGCCATGCAGGAAGGAAGTCCTGCTGACACTCATACTCCCAGTGCTCAAGTCGTTGGAAATGCTTTTGTGGAGCAGTATTACCATATTCTTCACCAATCACCGAATCTGGTGCACAGATTTTATCAAGATTTAAGTTGTTTAAGTCGGCCAGATATGTTCGGCAACATGACTACAGTAACAACAATGCAA GCAATTAATCAGAAGGTACTATCGCTGAATTACCAGGACTATACAGCCGAGATAAAAACTGCAGATGCTCAGGACTCTTTTGAGAAAGGGGTCATTGTAGTGGTAACTGGATGCTTAACAGGGAAAGATAATATTAGAAGGAAGTTCACTCAAACCTTCTTTCTAGCTCCACAAGACAAAGGCTACTTTGTCTTAAATGATATTTTCAGGTACATTGAAGACGACGAGTTGCAGAACACTATTCCAGTTAATGGCGTCAGCGAACAGGCTTCAACATCTATCTTGACATCTGAACCAG AGCCCTCTAATGACCACCCTGTGGAGGACCCATTAACTTATCCTGAGGACGAAGATATTAATAATGGTGCTGAAGTTTGTGACCCCTCAGATGAGGAGGAAGGTTCAGTAATTGAAGAAGAGGTTGTTGAGCCTCAAAAAGTTGTCAATCAGAATGAGAGTGTTGTGGTTGATGATTCAACTCCTGCAGTTCTAGAAGATGCTCCAAAGAAATCCTATGCATCAATT GTCAAAGTGATGAAAAGTAATGCACCACCTACTCTGGTCAATGTTACTACCAGATATGCAAGGGTGGTACCTGCAGAGCAACGATCAAATGTTTCTGCAAAACCTGCTCCTGTAGCACCAATAGTAGCAGTACCTAATAGTGATAATGCACCTGAAAGTAGCAATGAAAATGAGGAAG CTGAAGGACACTCCATATATGTACGGAATTTACCTTATAATGCAACACCTGCACAACTTGAAGAGGCATTCAAAAAATTTGGACCTATTAAGCGCAATGGCATCCAAGTCAGAAGTAACAAG GGGTTCACTTTTGGTTTTGTTGAATTTGAGACTCCGAGTTCAGTGCAGAGTGCACTTGAG GCTTCACCGATCACAATTGGGGATCGGCAAGCTGCTGTGGAAGAAAAGAGGACAAGTACTCGAg TTGGTAGCAGTGGGAGAGCAAGGTATACATCAGGTAAAGGTGGGTTTCGGAGTGACAGTTTCCGTGGTCGAGGGAACTTCAGCGGTGGCCGAGGAGGAGGCTATGGCAGGAATGAATTCAGAAACCAGGGTGAATTTTCAGGACGATCAAAAGGTCCGGATGGACGGAATGGAGACAGTTATCAGCGGGCTAATCAGAACGGAAGGGGTGGCCGTCAAGGTGTGGCCCCTAAACCGTAA
- the LOC107943565 gene encoding nuclear transport factor 2 isoform X1: protein MAMQEGSPADTHTPSAQVVGNAFVEQYYHILHQSPNLVHRFYQDLSCLSRPDMFGNMTTVTTMQAINQKVLSLNYQDYTAEIKTADAQDSFEKGVIVVVTGCLTGKDNIRRKFTQTFFLAPQDKGYFVLNDIFRYIEDDELQNTIPVNGVSEQASTSILTSEPEPSNDHPVEDPLTYPEDEDINNGAEVCDPSDEEEGSVIEEEVVEPQKVVNQNESVVVDDSTPAVLEDAPKKSYASIVKVMKSNAPPTLVNVTTRYARVVPAEQRSNVSAKPAPVAPIVAVPNSDNAPESSNENEEAEGHSIYVRNLPYNATPAQLEEAFKKFGPIKRNGIQVRSNKQGFTFGFVEFETPSSVQSALEASPITIGDRQAAVEEKRTSTRVGSSGRARYTSGKGGFRSDSFRGRGNFSGGRGGGYGRNEFRNQGEFSGRSKGPDGRNGDSYQRANQNGRGGRQGVAPKP, encoded by the exons ATGGCCATGCAGGAAGGAAGTCCTGCTGACACTCATACTCCCAGTGCTCAAGTCGTTGGAAATGCTTTTGTGGAGCAGTATTACCATATTCTTCACCAATCACCGAATCTGGTGCACAGATTTTATCAAGATTTAAGTTGTTTAAGTCGGCCAGATATGTTCGGCAACATGACTACAGTAACAACAATGCAA GCAATTAATCAGAAGGTACTATCGCTGAATTACCAGGACTATACAGCCGAGATAAAAACTGCAGATGCTCAGGACTCTTTTGAGAAAGGGGTCATTGTAGTGGTAACTGGATGCTTAACAGGGAAAGATAATATTAGAAGGAAGTTCACTCAAACCTTCTTTCTAGCTCCACAAGACAAAGGCTACTTTGTCTTAAATGATATTTTCAGGTACATTGAAGACGACGAGTTGCAGAACACTATTCCAGTTAATGGCGTCAGCGAACAGGCTTCAACATCTATCTTGACATCTGAACCAG AGCCCTCTAATGACCACCCTGTGGAGGACCCATTAACTTATCCTGAGGACGAAGATATTAATAATGGTGCTGAAGTTTGTGACCCCTCAGATGAGGAGGAAGGTTCAGTAATTGAAGAAGAGGTTGTTGAGCCTCAAAAAGTTGTCAATCAGAATGAGAGTGTTGTGGTTGATGATTCAACTCCTGCAGTTCTAGAAGATGCTCCAAAGAAATCCTATGCATCAATT GTCAAAGTGATGAAAAGTAATGCACCACCTACTCTGGTCAATGTTACTACCAGATATGCAAGGGTGGTACCTGCAGAGCAACGATCAAATGTTTCTGCAAAACCTGCTCCTGTAGCACCAATAGTAGCAGTACCTAATAGTGATAATGCACCTGAAAGTAGCAATGAAAATGAGGAAG CTGAAGGACACTCCATATATGTACGGAATTTACCTTATAATGCAACACCTGCACAACTTGAAGAGGCATTCAAAAAATTTGGACCTATTAAGCGCAATGGCATCCAAGTCAGAAGTAACAAG CAGGGGTTCACTTTTGGTTTTGTTGAATTTGAGACTCCGAGTTCAGTGCAGAGTGCACTTGAG GCTTCACCGATCACAATTGGGGATCGGCAAGCTGCTGTGGAAGAAAAGAGGACAAGTACTCGAg TTGGTAGCAGTGGGAGAGCAAGGTATACATCAGGTAAAGGTGGGTTTCGGAGTGACAGTTTCCGTGGTCGAGGGAACTTCAGCGGTGGCCGAGGAGGAGGCTATGGCAGGAATGAATTCAGAAACCAGGGTGAATTTTCAGGACGATCAAAAGGTCCGGATGGACGGAATGGAGACAGTTATCAGCGGGCTAATCAGAACGGAAGGGGTGGCCGTCAAGGTGTGGCCCCTAAACCGTAA